In Gemmatimonadetes bacterium T265, one DNA window encodes the following:
- a CDS encoding gamma-glutamyl-gamma-aminobutyrate hydrolase, with product MIGVTTQTLHAIAGIPEGLPESWVMNQRYFRAVVEMGAAPWMIPLLHDDVDTLRAIYERLDGILIPGGVDMDPDTYGEEILPETGRLDPPRDCVELQLVRWAWEDGMPVLGLCRGAQVINVARGGSLWQDIPSQWKDPNGGETLMHDCYPTKGFARTHHAHEVELKDGTRLHAAMPRASVPVNSMHHQSVKQVGEGLVISAHAPDGVVEAVEADRDAFMVGVQWHPEVFEVHDPFTRHLFRDFMGAAEGFAKAA from the coding sequence GTGATCGGGGTGACGACGCAGACGCTGCACGCCATCGCCGGGATCCCCGAAGGGCTGCCCGAGAGCTGGGTGATGAACCAGCGGTACTTCCGCGCCGTGGTCGAGATGGGCGCCGCGCCGTGGATGATTCCGCTCTTGCACGACGACGTCGACACCTTGCGCGCGATCTACGAACGCCTGGACGGGATTCTGATCCCGGGCGGGGTGGACATGGATCCCGACACGTACGGCGAGGAGATCCTCCCCGAGACCGGCCGCCTCGACCCGCCGCGCGACTGCGTCGAGCTGCAGCTCGTGCGCTGGGCCTGGGAGGACGGCATGCCCGTGCTCGGGCTCTGTCGCGGCGCGCAGGTGATCAACGTCGCGCGCGGCGGCTCGCTCTGGCAGGACATCCCGTCGCAGTGGAAGGATCCGAACGGCGGCGAGACGTTGATGCACGACTGCTACCCGACCAAGGGGTTCGCGCGCACGCACCACGCGCACGAGGTCGAGCTGAAAGACGGCACGCGCCTCCACGCCGCGATGCCACGCGCGTCGGTGCCCGTCAACAGCATGCACCACCAGTCGGTGAAGCAGGTGGGCGAGGGGCTGGTCATCTCCGCGCACGCGCCCGACGGCGTGGTCGAAGCGGTCGAGGCGGACCGGGACGCGTTCATGGTCGGCGTCCAGTGGCACCCCGAGGTGTTCGAGGTGCACGACCCGTTTACGCGGCATTTGTTCCGGGATTTTATGGGAGCGGCGGAGGGGTTTGCGAAGGCGGCGTGA
- a CDS encoding esterase has translation MHTEHHRWHSPALDGKPMDLLVYGHAGAKLFVFPTSMGTYYEWPDRRMHWVLGDHLERGWLQMYCLHHVHDESWYRRDLHVGARAWRHLQFDNYVYHEVVPFSYSRNPNDFFIATGASLGAYDAAVFAMRHPDVVRRLVGMSGSYDILRLTHGQRDGTVDQVNPMALAAAPMSHDKLALHRRQDLIMAIGLDDPALGNNRAFSGLLWSRGIGNALREWQGFAHDWPWWERMLRLYVGGHD, from the coding sequence ATGCACACCGAACACCACCGCTGGCACAGCCCCGCGCTCGACGGCAAGCCGATGGACCTGCTCGTCTACGGCCACGCCGGGGCGAAGCTGTTCGTCTTTCCCACCTCGATGGGGACGTACTACGAGTGGCCCGACCGCCGCATGCACTGGGTGCTGGGCGACCACCTCGAGCGCGGCTGGCTGCAGATGTACTGCCTGCACCACGTGCACGACGAGAGCTGGTACCGCCGCGACCTGCACGTCGGCGCGCGCGCGTGGCGCCACCTGCAGTTCGACAATTACGTGTACCACGAGGTCGTCCCGTTCAGCTACTCGCGGAACCCGAACGACTTCTTCATCGCGACTGGCGCGTCGTTAGGCGCGTACGACGCGGCGGTGTTCGCGATGCGCCACCCGGACGTCGTCCGCCGCCTCGTCGGGATGAGCGGGAGCTACGACATCCTCCGCCTCACGCACGGCCAGCGCGACGGCACGGTCGACCAGGTGAACCCGATGGCGCTCGCCGCGGCGCCGATGAGCCACGACAAGCTCGCGCTCCACCGCCGGCAGGACCTCATCATGGCGATCGGGCTCGACGACCCCGCGCTCGGCAACAACCGCGCGTTCTCGGGGCTGCTCTGGTCGCGGGGGATCGGCAACGCGCTCCGCGAGTGGCAGGGCTTCGCGCACGACTGGCCGTGGTGGGAGCGGATGCTCCGCCTGTACGTCGGCGGCCACGACTAA
- a CDS encoding DNA-binding protein: MPRVNPENLRWARETAGLGLEDAARKLALAPAGYAAGGDRLAALERGDAEPNRPLLVRMAKQYRRPLLAFYLASPPPQGDRGHDFRTLPDDEADADGPILDALIRDVMTRQALVRTALADEEDPAPLAFVGSMSRDAGVTAVAGRIRATLGISLAAFRAASNPDEAFRLLRAAAEAAGVFVILLSNLGSHHTALSPESFRGLAIADSVAPFVVVNDQDSRAAWSFTLLHELAHILLGETGVSGGTPDRDVERFCNDVASEFLLPSSEMGDVVHEFTTNPGATVAERIGQFAAARNVSRSMMAYRLYRRSAISEAEWRAVRQGFRQDWLQERDRQRERGRETSGGPSYYAVRRFRVGEALLRTTARLLLSGALTTTKAGRVLGVKPGNVGTLIAGAGARGR, translated from the coding sequence ATGCCGCGCGTCAACCCGGAGAATCTGCGATGGGCGCGCGAGACGGCCGGCCTCGGTCTTGAGGACGCGGCTCGCAAGCTCGCTCTCGCCCCAGCAGGCTACGCCGCCGGGGGGGACCGCCTTGCCGCGCTCGAGCGTGGCGACGCCGAGCCAAATCGCCCCCTTCTGGTGCGAATGGCGAAGCAGTACCGGCGCCCCCTCCTCGCGTTCTATCTCGCATCACCGCCCCCGCAGGGCGATCGCGGGCACGACTTCCGTACCTTGCCGGACGACGAGGCGGACGCAGACGGCCCGATTCTCGATGCGCTCATTCGGGATGTGATGACGCGTCAGGCGTTGGTGCGCACGGCACTCGCGGATGAGGAAGACCCCGCGCCACTCGCCTTCGTTGGGTCGATGAGCCGCGACGCCGGCGTTACGGCAGTTGCGGGTCGGATCCGGGCCACGCTTGGGATTTCACTTGCCGCGTTCCGCGCCGCCTCGAATCCTGATGAGGCATTCCGGCTGCTACGTGCGGCCGCTGAAGCAGCCGGCGTCTTTGTCATCTTGCTTAGTAACCTGGGCAGTCACCACACCGCGCTAAGCCCGGAGAGCTTTCGCGGGCTCGCAATTGCCGATAGCGTGGCGCCGTTCGTGGTCGTCAACGATCAGGATTCGAGGGCTGCGTGGTCGTTTACGCTGCTCCATGAACTCGCCCACATTTTGCTCGGGGAGACCGGAGTGAGCGGTGGCACGCCTGATCGGGACGTCGAGCGCTTTTGTAACGATGTCGCGTCCGAGTTTCTGCTCCCGAGTAGCGAAATGGGCGACGTCGTGCACGAATTCACCACGAACCCCGGCGCGACAGTCGCCGAGCGGATCGGGCAGTTCGCTGCTGCGCGGAACGTCAGCCGCAGCATGATGGCGTATCGCTTGTACCGTCGTAGCGCGATCTCGGAAGCGGAGTGGCGCGCAGTGCGTCAAGGTTTCCGGCAAGATTGGCTACAGGAGCGCGATCGCCAACGTGAACGCGGGCGCGAGACGTCGGGCGGACCCAGTTATTACGCCGTGCGCCGATTCCGTGTCGGGGAGGCGCTGCTACGGACGACAGCGCGTTTGCTGTTGTCTGGCGCGCTGACGACAACGAAAGCGGGCCGTGTGCTCGGTGTGAAGCCGGGTAACGTCGGCACGCTGATCGCTGGCGCTGGGGCCCGCGGGCGGTAG
- a CDS encoding putative glutamate--cysteine ligase 2 translates to MMKPPSLTLGVEEEYQIVDPKTRALKSYINQILEQAPGDDAPVKPELHQSIVEVGTPPCETPAQVRDELRRLRGTVQGILQPDGLTIASAGSHPFSRWWDQEITPLERYEGVKHDMGDLAHRLLIFGMHIHVGVEDREFAVDVVNAARYFLPHLLCLTTSSPFWIGRNTGLKSYRSTVFRGFPRSGIPPRIPSWGAFQQYVQVLTDTHCIPNGSKIWWDVRPHYKYPTVEFRVCDACTRVDEAVCAAAIVQALVLKLYKLRRDNMTWRDYAPQLVDENKWRAMRFGLSGKLIDFGKQEECPAPQLIREMIDWFLGDAVDELGSRREIEYAYRILDEGSSADRQLATFERTGSLEAVVDQIIAETAEGVAVVPHAVVPHAAVRDAAVQAAAQRAAAEAAASKSDDEALERRAGGDRRARPRPESPLVTPAIRIGDLDIGQPVAGVP, encoded by the coding sequence ATGATGAAGCCGCCTTCGCTCACGCTCGGGGTCGAAGAGGAGTACCAGATCGTCGACCCGAAGACGCGCGCCCTCAAGAGCTACATCAACCAGATCCTGGAACAGGCGCCGGGAGACGATGCGCCGGTCAAGCCGGAGCTGCACCAATCCATCGTCGAGGTCGGCACGCCGCCGTGTGAGACGCCGGCGCAGGTCCGCGACGAGCTCCGGCGGCTGCGCGGGACGGTTCAGGGGATCCTGCAGCCCGACGGCCTCACGATCGCCTCGGCCGGCAGCCACCCGTTCAGCCGGTGGTGGGACCAGGAGATCACGCCGCTGGAGCGGTACGAGGGCGTGAAGCACGACATGGGCGACCTCGCGCACCGGCTGCTCATCTTTGGGATGCACATCCACGTCGGCGTGGAGGACCGCGAGTTCGCCGTCGACGTCGTGAACGCGGCGCGCTACTTCCTGCCGCACCTGCTCTGCCTGACGACGAGCTCGCCGTTCTGGATCGGGCGCAACACGGGGCTCAAGTCGTACCGCTCGACGGTGTTCCGCGGCTTCCCGCGGAGCGGCATCCCGCCCCGCATCCCGAGCTGGGGGGCGTTCCAGCAGTACGTGCAGGTGCTCACCGACACGCACTGCATCCCGAACGGCTCGAAGATCTGGTGGGACGTGCGGCCGCACTACAAGTACCCGACGGTCGAGTTCCGCGTCTGCGACGCGTGCACGCGGGTGGACGAGGCCGTGTGCGCGGCGGCCATCGTGCAGGCGCTCGTGCTCAAGCTCTACAAGCTGCGCCGCGACAACATGACGTGGCGCGACTACGCCCCGCAGCTCGTCGACGAGAACAAGTGGCGCGCGATGCGCTTCGGCCTGTCCGGGAAGCTCATCGACTTCGGGAAGCAGGAAGAATGTCCCGCGCCGCAGCTCATCCGCGAGATGATCGACTGGTTCCTGGGCGATGCGGTGGACGAGCTCGGGTCGCGGCGCGAGATCGAGTACGCGTACCGCATTCTCGACGAGGGCTCGAGCGCGGACCGGCAGCTCGCCACGTTCGAGCGCACCGGGAGTCTGGAGGCCGTCGTCGATCAGATCATCGCCGAGACCGCGGAAGGCGTCGCCGTGGTGCCGCACGCCGTGGTGCCGCACGCCGCGGTGCGGGACGCCGCCGTGCAGGCCGCCGCGCAGCGTGCGGCGGCCGAGGCGGCGGCGAGCAAGTCGGACGACGAGGCGCTGGAGCGGCGGGCCGGCGGCGACCGGCGGGCCCGGCCGCGCCCGGAATCTCCTCTGGTCACGCCGGCCATCCGGATCGGCGACCTCGACATCGGGCAGCCGGTGGCCGGCGTACCCTGA
- the nth_1 gene encoding endonuclease III: MPTTPPLPPPASRPFDVDLALDRVGDAIAPYPAAAMFALRDGDDEHPPYSTIFQQLVACILSIRTYDEVSLPVARRLFARAATPAAVAALADDELAALIAESSFAPAKARQIRAIAARTVEEFGGALPADDAVLQSFTGVGPKCAHLALGVATGAPYISVDIHVHRVTNRWGYVTTATPEKTLAALERVLPRRWWVEINRRLVPFGKHVCTGVRPRCSTCPVLDMCARVGVTTYR; the protein is encoded by the coding sequence ATGCCGACCACGCCCCCACTCCCCCCGCCGGCCTCGCGCCCGTTCGACGTCGACCTCGCCCTCGACCGCGTCGGCGACGCGATCGCGCCTTACCCGGCGGCCGCGATGTTCGCTCTCCGGGACGGCGACGACGAGCATCCGCCGTACAGCACCATCTTCCAGCAGCTCGTCGCCTGCATCCTGTCGATCCGCACCTACGACGAGGTTTCGCTCCCCGTGGCGCGACGCCTCTTCGCGCGCGCGGCGACACCGGCCGCGGTCGCGGCCCTCGCCGACGACGAACTCGCCGCGCTCATCGCGGAATCGTCGTTCGCGCCGGCCAAAGCGCGGCAGATCCGCGCCATCGCGGCACGCACGGTCGAGGAGTTCGGCGGCGCGCTCCCGGCCGACGACGCCGTGCTCCAGTCGTTTACCGGCGTGGGCCCAAAGTGCGCCCACCTCGCGCTCGGCGTCGCCACGGGGGCGCCGTACATCTCGGTCGACATCCACGTCCACCGCGTGACGAACCGCTGGGGCTACGTCACGACCGCGACGCCCGAGAAGACGCTCGCCGCGCTGGAACGGGTCTTACCGCGGCGGTGGTGGGTCGAGATCAACCGCCGGCTGGTGCCGTTCGGGAAGCACGTCTGCACCGGCGTCCGACCCCGATGCTCGACGTGCCCGGTACTCGATATGTGCGCGCGCGTTGGGGTGACGACGTATAGGTGA
- a CDS encoding DNA-binding protein has product MLYLLDANVLIDAARDYYPIARVPEFWEWLLAQAMLDRVAMPEETYEEASGSKDELGEWLRRSAVKSALVYPSDVAAEVVQRVVAEGYARDLTDVEIEKLGRDPFLIAHALSASPRACVVTTEASKPKQTRANRHVPDVCRQFQLESCNTFELVRRLDFSTGWRSRG; this is encoded by the coding sequence ATGCTCTACCTACTAGATGCAAATGTGTTGATAGACGCAGCGCGCGATTATTACCCGATCGCACGCGTTCCGGAGTTCTGGGAGTGGCTGCTCGCCCAAGCGATGCTGGACCGTGTCGCGATGCCAGAGGAGACCTACGAAGAGGCTTCGGGGTCGAAAGATGAGCTCGGCGAGTGGCTCCGAAGGAGTGCCGTCAAGTCTGCGCTTGTATACCCGTCCGACGTCGCCGCAGAGGTGGTGCAGCGAGTTGTCGCCGAAGGGTATGCACGAGACCTAACGGACGTCGAGATCGAGAAGCTTGGGCGTGACCCGTTTCTCATCGCTCATGCTCTCAGCGCTTCTCCCCGGGCGTGTGTGGTTACGACGGAAGCCTCGAAGCCGAAGCAGACCCGCGCGAACCGTCACGTCCCCGATGTCTGTCGGCAGTTTCAGCTCGAATCGTGTAACACGTTCGAATTGGTACGGCGCCTCGATTTCAGCACGGGCTGGCGTTCACGCGGCTGA